Proteins from one Vibrio coralliirubri genomic window:
- a CDS encoding LysR family transcriptional regulator, translating into MTPYPSLPSSHNGLKAFEAAARLMSFTLAAEELHVTQSAISRQIKQLEDELNASLVIRKHRAIELTVQGHDLYVALRESYGNIEAVIASWSEPKQKRIVIKATLSFATRVLISKVRELNERYQDHEIVIVPVIEEDESINSSEYDLLIFHTRFKKRYDKAPDITFLREEFMAPVCSTSLTTKDTDLDSILTLPRLHPTLDHHDWKVWLSDVEFPPKKPVRNTSFLSLDMALSACLSGEGVTVTDLLLVQQDLQRGFLYCPKNAKIQHSAWTYFIHQRSHTPIINDLIEWLREETTKEIELLKVLSHQNHWFGVIQDH; encoded by the coding sequence ATGACCCCATATCCTAGCTTGCCATCCTCACATAATGGCTTAAAAGCGTTTGAAGCTGCTGCAAGGCTGATGAGCTTTACTCTGGCTGCCGAAGAGCTGCATGTGACACAAAGTGCAATCAGTCGACAGATCAAACAGCTTGAAGATGAGTTAAACGCATCACTGGTTATTCGTAAGCATCGAGCCATAGAATTAACGGTACAAGGTCATGATTTGTATGTCGCTTTGCGAGAAAGCTATGGCAATATCGAAGCCGTTATCGCCTCTTGGAGTGAGCCGAAACAGAAGCGTATCGTGATCAAAGCGACTCTTAGTTTCGCGACGCGAGTATTGATCTCCAAAGTTCGGGAATTAAACGAGCGTTATCAAGATCATGAGATCGTCATTGTTCCTGTAATTGAGGAAGACGAATCGATTAATAGTAGTGAGTATGATCTACTGATCTTCCACACGCGCTTCAAAAAACGCTATGACAAAGCACCAGACATCACCTTCTTGCGGGAAGAGTTTATGGCACCGGTTTGCTCAACTAGCCTAACCACCAAAGACACCGACCTTGATTCGATCTTAACCTTGCCAAGGCTGCATCCAACCTTAGATCACCACGATTGGAAAGTGTGGTTGTCCGATGTTGAATTCCCACCAAAGAAGCCTGTCAGAAATACCAGTTTCTTGTCTTTAGATATGGCGCTCAGTGCCTGTTTATCCGGTGAAGGCGTTACAGTTACGGATCTGTTGTTAGTTCAACAAGATCTCCAACGAGGCTTCTTGTACTGCCCTAAGAATGCAAAGATCCAACACAGTGCTTGGACTTATTTTATCCACCAGCGTAGCCACACGCCTATCATCAACGACCTTATTGAATGGCTTAGAGAAGAGACAACGAAAGAGATCGAGTTGCTGAAAGTACTGTCTCATCAGAATCATTGGTTTGGTGTCATCCAAGATCATTAG
- a CDS encoding MATE family efflux transporter: protein MKKILTLAFPLIISQLISMALVLTDVWMMSRISVSALAAGGLGASIYFFIFIIASSTVGCVANLIAIAYGQRVARPEFGNTQIRLAVKGATMLAFVLSVTLMASFWFAPLVLEAAKQPPEVITLAMEYVHALKWVMLPSLILLVLRGLTSAFGNVRSILVMSIITVILNVPVSYFLTFQLDMGLTGLGLGTAIAAFIVMVGYTVWVFKRDEFKQFAPWLNTEEYSIKLMSPLLLMGLPIGLAALLEHGLIYGGTLMAGTISIASLALHQILLQCLSFTWNFNFGFSQAAAILVGRDFGAGNFEGIKRTSIQSFILVSVLSVALSAVFIIWPEMIASIFKLDDGTGAMTSLLASVIWVVALCFIVDAWQLLVINLLRGMKIVSMPTVMTAIGYWVFGLPAAWYLMPKFELAGIWGGIGVGLGVTGILLLIHLMVVLNKSSKTPDLDCSAYS from the coding sequence ATGAAAAAAATACTCACTCTTGCATTCCCTTTGATCATTTCACAGCTGATCTCTATGGCTTTAGTCCTTACTGATGTTTGGATGATGTCGCGTATCAGTGTGTCAGCCCTTGCGGCTGGTGGCTTAGGAGCCTCTATCTACTTTTTTATCTTCATTATTGCGAGCAGCACTGTAGGTTGTGTCGCGAACTTGATTGCGATCGCTTATGGTCAGCGCGTCGCTCGCCCAGAGTTTGGGAATACACAAATCAGATTGGCGGTGAAAGGCGCAACCATGTTGGCGTTCGTGCTCAGCGTGACCTTAATGGCCAGCTTCTGGTTTGCTCCGTTGGTATTAGAAGCCGCAAAACAGCCGCCAGAAGTGATCACTTTAGCGATGGAATATGTCCATGCTTTGAAGTGGGTGATGTTGCCTTCGCTTATCTTGTTGGTGCTTCGTGGCTTAACCAGTGCGTTTGGCAATGTGCGTTCTATTCTGGTGATGTCTATTATCACCGTAATTCTGAATGTGCCAGTGAGCTACTTTTTAACCTTCCAATTAGACATGGGCTTAACGGGTTTAGGGCTTGGTACGGCTATCGCGGCATTTATCGTGATGGTCGGATACACGGTTTGGGTATTTAAGCGCGACGAGTTTAAGCAGTTCGCCCCTTGGCTAAATACAGAAGAGTACTCCATCAAGCTGATGAGCCCTTTGTTGTTGATGGGTCTACCTATCGGCTTGGCAGCTTTACTTGAGCATGGCCTTATTTACGGTGGCACCTTAATGGCGGGCACGATCAGTATTGCTTCGTTAGCTCTGCACCAAATCCTGCTGCAATGTTTGAGCTTTACTTGGAACTTCAATTTTGGCTTCTCACAAGCTGCGGCGATTTTGGTTGGTCGTGATTTTGGCGCGGGTAACTTCGAAGGGATCAAAAGAACCTCGATTCAAAGCTTCATATTGGTGTCGGTGTTGAGTGTGGCGTTGTCGGCTGTGTTTATCATATGGCCTGAGATGATCGCCTCTATCTTCAAGTTAGACGATGGTACGGGTGCAATGACTTCGCTATTAGCTTCTGTTATCTGGGTAGTGGCGTTGTGCTTTATTGTTGATGCATGGCAACTGCTGGTGATTAACTTGCTTAGAGGGATGAAGATTGTCTCTATGCCAACCGTGATGACTGCAATCGGTTACTGGGTATTTGGCCTACCTGCAGCTTGGTATTTGATGCCAAAATTTGAATTGGCAGGGATTTGGGGCGGAATCGGCGTGGGTTTAGGCGTGACAGGTATTCTATTGCTGATTCATTTAATGGTTGTTCTAAACAAGAGCAGCAAGACACCAGATTTAGATTGTTCAGCTTACTCTTAA
- a CDS encoding Spy/CpxP family protein refolding chaperone, whose product MKSLKKSLCVLTASALLVTAPFVSASSPQQPPQPALSPLQMVIASLNLTEEQQAEVFSLVEDYQSDRTEIDMESAIELKKKQISLVTQPDFNEAEMEKVIDTVQATEKSMVMQEMRLKNNIYNVLTEEQKEQFKTMMKSALSGGK is encoded by the coding sequence ATGAAATCACTGAAAAAGTCGCTTTGTGTATTAACTGCTTCAGCTCTACTCGTTACCGCTCCTTTTGTGAGTGCTTCATCACCACAACAACCGCCACAGCCGGCGCTTAGCCCATTGCAAATGGTTATTGCTTCTCTGAATCTAACCGAAGAGCAACAAGCGGAAGTATTCTCTCTTGTTGAAGATTATCAATCCGATCGAACAGAGATTGATATGGAGAGCGCAATAGAGCTTAAGAAGAAACAGATCAGCCTTGTGACTCAACCTGATTTCAATGAAGCTGAGATGGAAAAGGTCATCGACACCGTTCAAGCAACCGAGAAGTCGATGGTGATGCAAGAAATGCGTCTAAAGAACAACATCTATAACGTGTTAACTGAAGAACAAAAAGAGCAATTCAAAACGATGATGAAATCTGCGCTCTCTGGTGGCAAGTAG
- a CDS encoding response regulator, with the protein MSFPVLICDDSALARKQMARSLPSSLNADITFAVHGLNALEELAKNQFKLMFLDLTMPELDGYGTLEEMQRLGDTTPVVVVSGDIQPKAQQKVLDLGAKAFLQKPIDKEALKAILREHVEPPKQPQIITPTALELPILRRRDVYMEVANVAIGRAADALARHFNVFVHLPLPNVNIFEVSELHMALRDLADNDQVSGVCQGFSGEGIAGEALVLLSDSSVSDLKKLMKVPTESEQLEELELLMDVSNILVGSFLNGLGEQSEVRFFQSSPVLLGQHISIDSVIENTSGSFKKTMTFEVSYNIDGTSIRCDLLFMFVDESLPLLDNKLAYLMEEF; encoded by the coding sequence ATGTCGTTCCCAGTTCTTATATGTGATGATTCTGCGTTAGCAAGGAAGCAGATGGCTCGGTCACTGCCTAGTTCTCTAAATGCAGATATAACTTTTGCTGTTCATGGGCTTAATGCACTTGAAGAGCTCGCTAAAAACCAGTTCAAATTAATGTTCCTCGACCTCACCATGCCGGAATTAGACGGCTATGGCACATTGGAAGAGATGCAACGTTTAGGTGATACCACGCCTGTTGTCGTTGTTTCTGGTGACATACAACCAAAAGCGCAACAGAAGGTGCTGGATCTCGGCGCCAAAGCGTTTTTGCAAAAGCCGATCGATAAAGAAGCACTAAAAGCTATTTTACGTGAGCATGTCGAGCCGCCAAAACAACCTCAAATTATTACCCCAACCGCTTTAGAACTGCCAATACTTCGCAGACGTGATGTCTATATGGAAGTGGCGAACGTAGCGATAGGCCGTGCAGCTGATGCGCTGGCTCGTCACTTTAATGTGTTTGTTCATCTACCGTTGCCGAACGTCAACATCTTCGAAGTGAGTGAATTGCACATGGCACTTCGCGATCTAGCCGATAACGACCAAGTGTCGGGTGTTTGCCAAGGCTTCAGCGGAGAAGGCATTGCAGGTGAAGCACTAGTTTTGTTGAGTGATTCCAGTGTGAGCGACCTTAAGAAACTCATGAAGGTGCCAACAGAAAGCGAGCAGCTAGAAGAACTAGAGCTGCTGATGGATGTATCGAACATCTTAGTCGGCTCATTCTTGAATGGGTTAGGGGAGCAATCAGAAGTTCGTTTCTTCCAGAGTTCGCCTGTTCTACTAGGGCAACATATCTCGATCGACTCGGTTATCGAAAATACCAGCGGCTCATTTAAAAAGACCATGACGTTCGAAGTCAGCTACAACATAGACGGCACTTCCATCCGTTGTGACCTTCTATTTATGTTTGTTGATGAGTCTTTGCCACTTCTAGACAACAAATTGGCCTACCTAATGGAGGAGTTTTAA
- a CDS encoding PAS domain-containing protein, with protein sequence MLNLPAEFEQFHWMVDMVQNVDMGLVVINRDFQVQVWNGFMTHHSGKQSHDAIGKSIFELFPEIPEEWFRLKTKPVYDLGCRSFITWQQRPYLFKCRNVRPVTQQADFMYQNVTLNPMRSPTGQVTSLFLSIQDATAEALVSQKN encoded by the coding sequence ATGCTGAATCTTCCTGCTGAATTTGAACAGTTCCACTGGATGGTCGACATGGTTCAAAACGTCGATATGGGGCTGGTGGTTATTAACCGTGATTTTCAGGTACAAGTCTGGAATGGTTTCATGACGCACCATAGTGGTAAGCAATCACATGATGCGATCGGTAAGTCGATCTTTGAACTGTTTCCTGAAATCCCAGAAGAGTGGTTTAGGCTGAAAACCAAGCCCGTCTACGACCTAGGCTGTCGTAGCTTCATTACATGGCAACAAAGGCCTTATCTGTTTAAGTGTCGTAACGTTAGGCCAGTAACCCAACAAGCTGATTTCATGTATCAGAACGTGACGCTAAACCCGATGCGCTCGCCAACAGGGCAAGTGACCTCATTGTTCTTGTCTATTCAAGATGCAACTGCAGAAGCGTTAGTCTCTCAAAAGAACTAG